A region of the Vidua chalybeata isolate OUT-0048 chromosome 7, bVidCha1 merged haplotype, whole genome shotgun sequence genome:
GTGCTTTTACTTCTCTTTCTACCAAACTGTTCAACACTGCTCTGACACTGAGGTTTGCTGATAACTTTTGGAAAGCAAATGCAATAGCAAGTGAACAACAATCTCAGACTTATTCACCGAGATAAGAGCAAACAGTTGGAACGTATTGATGCTTTTCAATCCTAGCAACAATCcactgaaggaggaaaaaagaaacagtattgCTAATAGCTCAGCATTTTCAAGGTGCAAAGTAATTCCACAGCCTTAATTATTTCAGTGTATTGCTGGTCTGCCTTAAATGTATCTTCAGTTTTATTGCAGATTTCATTTTGTATGCACACAATGTTGGTTTGTAAAGGCAGGtttgtaaatatttcctttgtaaGTCTAATCACTCATGTGTACTGTTGTGAGGTGACTACTTGCTGTCCCATGTTGTTGTTTCTATACTGCGGTATATACGATCATCTACAGATGTAGCTTCGACCTGTACATCCCCCGTCCTTGCATTCCCATAAATAGAGTATACTAAAGACTCCgtttctgggtgttttttattaaataaaattattcagagaAGACCGGGTCAGTTTATTTCACACACATGACATCTTTCTGAGTGAGGCCGTGGAGACTCGGGGCTGGCTGAGGGCTTTATTCAGCTCATGTTTTCCGGGGGGACCCCTCAGGGAACCAGTCCAAGGGATTGTCACCCTGGCTGCATCCACCGAGCGGCCCTTTGGGAATCACCCGAGGAGCCGACGCGGCGAGAAACCCTCGGGTCACATCAAACCCTCTGCACCGGCGGCTTCTGCTTCCCGGGGGAATGGGGTGACGAGAGAACTGGGAGGAGAGAGCGGGCCTCAGGGAGCAGGGCCGGGATGGCGCAGGGGGCTGCCGCCTCGGGGAGGGGATGCGGACGGGCCACACGGACCCCGGGATGGCGCAGTCGGGCTCCCCGCCGCAGGGAGGGGTGGAGGTACGGCCACACCGACTCCCCGTGTGTCACACGCTgtccccgccccgcgcccctcCCGCTCCGCATCATCTCCGTGCGCCGGGCCCGGCCATGGCGGCGGGGCCTGCGGAGGCCGTGGCGGCGGCGCTGAGCGGGGCGGGCGCGCTGCGCTTCGGGCACTTCGTGCTGAAGAGCGGCCGCTCCTCCCCCGTGTACATCGACCTGCGCGGCCTCGTGTCCCACCCGCGCCTCCTCCGGCAGGTGCGGGCCGGGGAGTCCCGGGCCCCGCgtgtgtccctgcccttggcgGGGTGGCGGGTCCCTCACGgcccggggggagcggggccggcagcGCTGCCGCGGCTCCCCAGGGCCGGACCCGGCAGGGTCGGCTCTCGGCTAGTGTCAGGCAGAGAGGTTTTCATTGATTTAGTCACGTTcgctccagcctggctcttAAAAAGCgtttggttttcctttccaggTTGCAGGACTTCTTTTCCAGGCAGCCCAAGATGCGGGTGTGCAGTACGACTGTGTGTGCGGGGTTCCGTACACGGCGCTGCCGCTGGCCACCATCATCTGCTCGGAAAATCAGGTTCCGATGCTTATAcggaggaaggagggaaaagacTACGGTAAAGCCTTCAAATCAAGACTTTGCAATTTACCTTGTTTGGGAAATGACTTTATGGTCGTTTTTGTGGTTCTTTTGTAAGGCACAGCATCTCCGTTCCAGTTTAAGGTTACCATTGAAATTTAAGAAGCAGGCCCTTTCCCCCCTAAAGCAAActtcccacagcatcccaacCTAATCAGCCTCTCTCTAAAGGTTGCTGTTAACCTTTAGTCCTGCTGTAGGAGATTTGGAGACTCTTGAAgggtgttttctgtttctttggttttgtttgtgagagtttgtttcttttccttagcaatgtccttttttttttttttttttcccttgttacCCTTGCTATGGTTCTGGGGTAGTGGCCTCATCCAGAAACAAGGATTTATAACTCAGATTCTCCAGCATGCTGAGACCAGAGCCACATTTTGCTCTCAAACAGAGCATTTTTCATATTGACACTAAAAGGATCCTTTctagtttctttttcatttatctctcaaccccctttttctttcattatccTGTGGTCCTGTAATCAGTgaggcaggtgagcagcagTCCCTTCTCTACTCAATGAACCATTTATTTGATTGTGATAAAGGATGTGGGAGAGCAGACTGAAGCATTAACCTGCCATATAACTGGATTTCTACGCATCCTCTTCCAACAGTGTGTAATTAGAAAGTACACTTGTCAAAACTAAATGTTACTCCTGTGTCAGGCAGTGGGACAGCCATGGAAACATTTGATGTTCCTTCTTGTGAAGCACAAGCCAGTTGTGACATCGATTAACTGCTCCTGAGAAAGCCAGGCATCCCTTTGTCCTTGCCCCCTAGGAGGCCTTTCATGGATGTGTGCCTGTTGTTAGTTAGGAAAAAGGCACTCGAGGCTTTACTCCTTCTAATTGTTCTAACAGGCACATTAAGCACACAGTGCTGCCTGTGGAAAACGGGACATGCTGAAGAGTGCCAGTAACTTGGCTGCCttaaagatgttttaaataACAAGAGAATAATTCTGTAAGTCTGAGCTTTCAAGTCATGACAATACTAAACTTCTGAAGTCATCTTATTCAAACATTTGAATTTGCGCTGTTAACAGTGTGTCGGTTTTGTGATGGAACATAACTTCTGGAAACATAAAGTAGTATTTTACCAGCTTGGAGAAGTAACAGTCTTTATGAACTGAATTACAGATCAGCTGTGGTAAGAACTGTGATAAGTGGTATCATCTAATAAAGTTTTCATTCTATTAAGGTTTTCTTGGGTTGTCCAACCTTTGTTAATTTGGTGGAGtgtttgctttttacttttcagGAACTAAGCGGATGGTAGAAGGCACCATTAATCCAGGAGAGACGTGCCTGATCATTGAGGATGTGGTAACAAGTGGATCCAGTGTACTGGAAACTGCAGAAGCTCTTCAGAAAGAAGGATTAAAAGTCACAGATGCCATAGTGCTGTtggacagggagcagggtgggaaggCCAGGCTAGAGGAACATGGAATTCGCCTGCACTCTGTGTGCACCTTGTCTGGGGTGCTGGAgattctccagcagcagggaaaagtgGCTGTTGAGATGGTTGAAAAGGTGAAGAAATTCATTGAGGGAAATGTGTTTGAGGCAGTGGCTCAGAATGGTGCTGCTCCTGTGAAGAGACTCTGCAAGGAGCTGAGCTTCAGCGCTCGTGCCCAGCTGCCAGGGGTGCATCCTATTGCAGCCAGGCTTCTCACACTCatggaaaagaagcaaacaaactTGTGCCTTTCTGCTGATGTCACCAGccccaaggagctgctgtggctaGCTGCCACCCTGGGCCCCAGCATCTGTATCCTGAAGACTCATATAGACATCCTGAATGATTTCACCCAAGAGGTAGTAAAGGAGCTGAGAACGCTCGCAGATCAACATGAATTCTTGATTTTTGAAGACAGGAAATTTGCAGATATTGGGAACACAGTCAAACACCAGTATGAAGGTGATTATCATCAACCTGGATTTACTATAACTGCCTCTGGTGTGTGTAACTGCAgtactggcacaggctgccaggagaGAGCATGGAATCTCCGGCCTTGGGAAATACTCAAGGGGATAAGACCCTGAGCAATTTGACTTAGCATTGAAGTGAACCCTGTTGAGAGGGCATGACctcctgaggtcccttccagcctaaaCTTTTTTGTGACTCTGGTTGTGCTCAGTAAGTACTTCTGAGTTGTGTGCCATGAGAAACTGCTGCCTGCTGTTATTGTACTACTTGTGTGCCCAGCATGGCTTTCTTTTGATACTCCAGCTGCAGCTATAGAACTGCTGTTCTCTTTTCCTGATCCTTATGTCCCATATGATCTGTGTGCTGTCTGGGAAGATAGCACCTGTGACAGCAGATTTCTGGGCTACCATAAATGTCTCAGTAAATATTAAAGGTGAGACACTAACAAGTCTTTGTGAAAAGTAAACTGAGAGATTACACTTTGTGGTTAGGCAGCTGTCAGAGCTGCCTGATGAGACTGAACTTGTAACTGACAAGCTTCAGCAGTAAAACTGTCTTTTAAATCTGTGAGTGATAAGGTGTGCAGCTGTTTTTGTCTAACTTGTGCTTCCTGTTTAACACATTTCTTACGGCTCTTTGCCCGTGTTCTCAGGTGGCGTGTTCAGAATCGCGTCCTGGGCGGACATCGTCAATGCCCACGTGGTTCCAGGCTCTGGAGTTGTGAAAGGTCTGAAGGAAGTGGGTCTTCCTCTCCAGCGTGGCTGTCTGCTGGTTGCAGAGATGAGTTCCCAAGGGTCCCTTGCAACGGGTGAATACACAAAAGCTGCAGTAAGTGGGCAGTGTTGTGTTGGGTTAAAAGCTTGTAAAGTGTGACAGGGAGGTTTTATGTGTTTCTAATATTTGCACTTCCAAAAGTCCCTCCAGCTCTGACTATTACACGTGTTTGTTTTTACCTTGGAGACTCAGGAATATGACTGTGTGGTGTTTAAAGGTTGCAGCTGTAGGCCAGTGATGTGAGGTGGTCAGAGTTCACACTTGGAATTCTAGTACACGTCACGTTTTCTGTTAGCATTCTccccttattttttttatttctttctttaagcaGTGCTTTTCTAATTAGTTTAAATCCATTTGCAGTATTATTTATAACATAGAAAGAAACACAATATTCACTTTTCtgccagagggaaggagcaACTTTACATTGGGAAAGCAAGAGGTGTTTCATACCCCTGCCTCGCATAGATTAAGGTGTCAGAGAGTGGATGAGAAACAGATTGCTAGGCCAGCTGAGTTTTAAGTATATCATTTGTAATTGTTCACTGATCTTTTTCAGGTACAGATGGCTGAAGAAAACTCAGATTTTGTTTTTGGATTCATATGTGGATCTAGAGTTAGCAATAAACCAGAATTTCTTCACTTAACGCCAGGAGTGCAGCTGCAAACTGGAGGTaactttttctgaaatatttttagtctGTTTGTAAGTACAGAAGTGATCTAGTCTCCAGTGAAAAAGTGGCTTCTGAAGAGGGTTTGGATGCTGATTCTGACCTGGGAGGAGCCTGTTTCCCACTAAGGGCTGTCTCCCATATTTTTGGATATACTGATCCCTTTCTTGGGAGCTAAAGCAGTGAGCAGGCTATACAATACaaccttttttcctgttttgaggTCTGTGCATACCATAAAGCACATTCCTGAAAACATGTAAAATGTCTTCAGGTAGGTGTTAGATTAGATGTAAAACTATTCAGTAGTAGTAAAAAATACATAACAAATAGAGAAGTCCAGCTGAAACACTTGGTATTGATATAGATGCAGTGTCAGTGAATGGAAAGTCTTCTGCTGACTGAAGAGGTTATCACTGAAGCAGATAGGGGAGATAAGTTTCTCTGCAATACTTAATTTTTATGAGACCTAAACTGAAATCACAAGCTTTTACATTAATGTTTGGGGATTTTGCCTGCTTTAAGAAGGCTGAGGCTTATTTTATGGTGCTTCTTTGAGTAACTGTTCCATCTATAATGATTGGTAAACCATAAAAAAGGAGAGTGCTGGCTGTCAAATTTGATCTGTGTTTTTTGGTTGGCAATGCAATTTCTAGTTCTGTTTGTGGATTGTTAGGATGAGAGCTGGGACGGGGGACCTCTTTTGTGTTCCAGCACCTCTCTGAAGGTTTTTagtacaaagaaaaacaaaatggtgTCTGTATTTCAGGTGATAACCTTGGACAGAAGTACCTAAGCCCCAAGGAAGTTATTGGTGAAAAGGGCTCAGATATCATAATTGTGGGACGTGGCATCTTGGCAGTTTCAGACCGTCTCCAAGAAGCAGAGAGGTACAGGAAGGCAGCGTGGGAGAGCTACATGAGCAGGCTTGGTGTTCCTGCAGAAGACTGAAAACCACACACTGTCACAGCCAGTAAGCAAagctgatggagctgcagccctcaTATGGGGTCCAGTTAAATAAACACTTCAGCCTGTAGAAAATTGCCCTTTTGGAGAAAAATCTATTACAAAGTTGTTTTAACTGTACACACAGAGGTCAAATTGTACTTGCCATTGTTGTTTTTTTGATATTTGAATGTAAGAAAGCAGAACTTCATGCCCATTTTTTAGCCTTAGTAGGCTTTcttgtttgaaaaatattgcaCAAAACACTCCAAGGGTATTTTTTGGCTGTTGTTGCCTTTGTCTCTTTTCCCTaccctcaatttttttctggctgtggAAATTGTATTTTGTTATGTTCTTAATAAACTTCATCTGCACACTTGATGTCCTGCCCCCACCTTCACAGGTTTATTCAGCTTTCCTGTTTCCAAGGAGCAAGTGCAGGTTTTAATGCCACACTCTGAAATTGAATTATGTGGTGtttaataaatgctttttttgataccattttcccttttcactgGCTCTATATGTCTTGGTTCTGTGgcagaaatataataaaaagtcATTCTCGTGTGTCTGTGACTGCAGGAGTTGCTCATGATTCTGTTTACAGAATTGGTCAGAGCAGTTAGTTGGGTGCTTAATTGCAGTGGAGCTGTTGATTCCTctaatatgaaataaaaatatactttattaGACTTCTTGTGACAATAGCTGGAATACTTGCAGGCTTTACTTTCCACTGTACATGGTAAATaaggagaaatagaaatatCTTGCATGATTGGTTTTGGTTAAAAAGTATGGAATAACCTTAAGCATATCTAGCATGTATGTGGTGTAAATAGcaatgaaaattttattgaTCAAGAAGTCAGAAACCAGTGGTGATGCAGTTCTGAACTTTTGCTGTTCCAGAGCACACAGAAAGCTGGGTCCTTTTGTTAATACACTTACGTCTGGACTAGGAACAACTGTATTTAGGGAGGTTTTTGCCATTAGTGCCCGATCTTTGAAAATAGGAGATTGGAGGAGGCTATTTTTGATTGGTTTAACTTATGCAGGATGTCTAAGACCAAGGGACACAGGTTGGGATCTGAGGGCTTTGCTTTATGCCTCGTGATTTAGTGACATAGGGCTCTTTCATGATTCAGCTGCTTGTGGGGCTTAAGATGTTGTGGAGAGAATGTTAGAATATTGTGTATGTTATTTTCCTTGGGGCTACCAGTTGCTTCAGGAGGTTTAAGTATCATAATTCACACCTGGAGAATTCTACCTTGTGGAAGATGGAACTTGTTGATTATGAGGTATCCTGTTCAGACACCCTGCAgtggtcactgggatgggataTTTCACATCATCTTCTTATTTCCAGTCCTTCAAAGTCAACAGGATTTGTTTGCTGTCTCTATCTCATGGCCTTGAGGCTTGTAGCAGAAACAAGACTTTCTCACTTAGACCTTTTTGCAGAAAATGGCCTTTTCCACCAGAGGGAGCTGAGACACTATTTTTGGGGAGCCTTGACACTCTGCCGTTTTTACAGCTTCCAAAAGTTTCCAACTCCAGATAATCCTCAGAATGAAAATGTGTCTGGTTTTTAACAAGTTACACCCTTGCTGTTGGgtgtatttaaaacatttaaatgtcaTTCAGACATTTAAAGCAGTATTCTAAAGCTCATTTAAAACAATTGTTTATCAGAAAGCTGCCTCAGGCTGAAGCTCAGCACAGTGCGTTGTGGGCTCACTGTTACAGCACAAGCAGAATTTCATGAGTTCAGTATTTTCCACTAACTCTGCTGAATCGTGTTTAAGCATGTGGCTGACAGCCGTGGAGCTAAATCCCTGAGCAGGCTCTTTGGAGAGCAAGTTTATCAGGCCTCTAGCTTACAAAATAGCAACTGGATTTGGAAAGATGAATGTGATCTAATATCCCATCACTTTTAGGGGGTATGTGCAACTCACTTGCTTTACAAAGCAAGTTCTGAGGAACAGATCAACTGGGAAACTTCATTTCACAGTCCTTCTTTGTGCCCTCCAGAAAGAGCTGTGTTCTGGCACTTTGTGTGACACCACTGCTGCAAACATTTCAATtagtaaaacaaaaacatgttaCCTCCTATATGCATTCTTCTGTCAGAATGATTATAGTAAACAAGTGTGTGCACTTCCTTTGAGGCACCTGAAAGTgattaaaaatccatttcaaaTTAAGAACAAATGTTAATTTCCTtgcttgctcctgctgcttgCATTCATCACACAGTCCCTGCTGTTGGTCCCAACTGTTCCTAACATGGGAACTAGGTCACAATTTACAAAACTCATTTGCATCATAATATATGAATCTGAAACTCTTGCCGTTCATTCTGTGATCTGATTGAGCCTTTGGTAGAGGCATAAGGttatatttaaatttctcaATTTAATATTAACTGGCAGTAGGCATTTATATTAAATTGTGATCCTTACCCATTCTGGAGTACGGTTTATAACAGAATGAAAGGAAATCACTCTTTTCATAGTTAAATAAGATTGTGACCAAGTGTTGCCAGTGCTTGCAGCAGAAAGCTGCATGACTTGCTTCTATTTCGGAGCAGCAATTCCTGAGAACTGTGAGACCAGCACAAGCTCGAACCACTAAGGAATTGTTACGTAGCTGTTGATATTTGTGTGCAAAGTCCACTCTGTGTCTCGGAGGTTGTGGGTATTTGTGTCACGAGAACCCAGCCAGGGCACTTAAATCAGTATAACTGCATAAGTACAGTGCATTACACAGACTTAAAATTCTTGCAAAATCTTGATAAACCAAATGCTGAATTAAAACCAGCCAAGTTAAACAAGCATCATCCTTAAAAGTATTATTTGTATGTCACAGTATCAACATTGCTTTATTATTGGTAAACTGACAGATGATATTATAGTTTCCATAGCCTAGTCtatgaaaatttatttgaaacatAATCccagaaaaataactgaatCACTTCCCTTTAAGTTTATGTGGAAAGCCTGTTGCTGTGGATGTTTTTAGTAAGAGACACAAACATTGCATTTAGAGAATAGCACCAAAGGAATGTGAAACACCCAGAGGAAGTTTGTTTTCAGATCTGACTTTTGGAGGTCACTGTCTCAGGGAATGGTCTGTTTTGGAAGGCTTGTGACTGGGCTGTGGGCTAGACACACtggattgtttgtttgtttgtttgtaatcATGCTGGTGGATCTTGGTCAGCCTGTACCACAGTGATGAGTACAGCTTTGAATGCCGCAAGAAATTAAAACTCAGCCTGGTGCCTGCTCCAGCTTCAGGTTTTCCTCCAACTCCTTTGTCAGGCATTTTCATGCTGGGAGAGGTGACCCTGCCTGTGTGTCTGGGTTGGCTTTGTCCTCAGTCTCAGTCCTCTGTTCCTACATGACCCATGTGGCCTCTGAGCATTTTCTCATAAGCTGATGTGAGCAACAGTCCGGCTGTGAACGTGCAGGGCTGTAGGTGGAGGCTGGCCAGGACAAAGAACAGGGGGAAGCCTGAGCAAGGCTGTAACTGTGCATAAGGTGGTGGTATGTCATAAGCTGTGTAAACTGAAATACAGACTTGAttgcagctgctgtggaaatCCCTGTTTGCTTTCTGGTAGTAATTTGTAGTATCTTGTAGAGTAGATCTACTTGTTTTGCCAACTCTAACTATGCTTGCCTTGACAGTAGTAAACTGTTATGAATAAGAGAAAATAGGTAATAAATCCTCTGTGTCCTTGTGCATGACAGAGTAAGACATACTACAAACAGTTGCAATCTTTGCATACTCACAAGCCAAGTAATCCTTCTGGGTTGTGGCATTAATTGGTGTCAGAAGTGTGGATCCGTGGTAAACAGGTCATGGATGCTTGGGAGAAGGCAGtagaaaagcagtgaaaatggCAAGATGCTTGTAGAAAACCCGTGTATGGGACAGGGATAAGGTGTCTAAGAATTGGTTGCATTTGGAAAGGCAGCAAATGGAGTTTCAGAGGTGACAGGACACTCAAATGCAAAGCAGAGAATAGCAAGGGGCCCTTCATCAGGCTTCTCACAGAGGTGTCAGCTGTAGGTGCTTTGT
Encoded here:
- the UMPS gene encoding uridine 5'-monophosphate synthase — translated: MRTGHTDPGMAQSGSPPQGGVEVRPHRLPVCHTLSPPRAPPAPHHLRAPGPAMAAGPAEAVAAALSGAGALRFGHFVLKSGRSSPVYIDLRGLVSHPRLLRQVAGLLFQAAQDAGVQYDCVCGVPYTALPLATIICSENQVPMLIRRKEGKDYGTKRMVEGTINPGETCLIIEDVVTSGSSVLETAEALQKEGLKVTDAIVLLDREQGGKARLEEHGIRLHSVCTLSGVLEILQQQGKVAVEMVEKVKKFIEGNVFEAVAQNGAAPVKRLCKELSFSARAQLPGVHPIAARLLTLMEKKQTNLCLSADVTSPKELLWLAATLGPSICILKTHIDILNDFTQEVVKELRTLADQHEFLIFEDRKFADIGNTVKHQYEGGVFRIASWADIVNAHVVPGSGVVKGLKEVGLPLQRGCLLVAEMSSQGSLATGEYTKAAVQMAEENSDFVFGFICGSRVSNKPEFLHLTPGVQLQTGGDNLGQKYLSPKEVIGEKGSDIIIVGRGILAVSDRLQEAERYRKAAWESYMSRLGVPAED